In Priestia megaterium NBRC 15308 = ATCC 14581, the following proteins share a genomic window:
- a CDS encoding acyl-CoA dehydrogenase family protein: MSEMKTKAKGGSFLLKKTSTHHVYTPEDLTDEHRMIAQTAKRFIEKEVDPYHNDIEQQDFNKVVELMHKAGELGLLAHSIPEAYGGLGLDKVSKGLVGEIIGRTSGYGVAHSNHTCIATLPITYFGTKEQKEKYLPKLASGEYIGAYCLTEPEAGSDALAAQTKAVLNPEKTHYVLNGTKQYITNAAFSDTFITYAKVDGEHFTAFIVEKGFEGLSLGPEEKKMGIKGSSTRPVIYENCLVPVENVLGQVGKGHLIALNVLNLGRFNLGSACMGAAKYAFELALAYTKERKQFKTAIAEFNASKEKIAKMAARIFASESIQYRTSGLLEEALGGLYESENHKLVAKQLAEFAMECSVCKVYGSETLDLIADESLQLHGGAGFIQEYKIEQVYRDSRINRIFEGTNEINRLLLPTQLLKKADKGEIELSKQVEHAVSELMSGQWEISSNELLAREKQAVITTRHLFLALLGTAFQTFNANLAQEQEMLMKLAEIAIGLFAMESSVLRAEKAVNKNGEEKEKLKSKLSATVVSETLFEIEKQARQLINGMLTGEKHRQYRTILGKWMNDLQSEGEFTRNRGIAREFIDSGRYVV; this comes from the coding sequence ATGTCTGAAATGAAAACAAAAGCAAAAGGCGGCTCATTTTTACTAAAAAAAACATCTACGCATCACGTTTATACACCCGAAGACTTAACGGATGAGCACCGTATGATTGCTCAGACAGCAAAGCGGTTTATTGAAAAAGAAGTAGACCCTTACCATAATGACATTGAGCAGCAGGATTTTAATAAAGTAGTAGAATTGATGCATAAAGCAGGCGAGCTTGGACTTCTTGCTCACAGTATTCCAGAAGCATATGGAGGACTAGGTCTTGATAAAGTAAGCAAAGGACTCGTCGGTGAAATCATTGGCCGGACAAGCGGATATGGAGTCGCTCATTCTAATCATACATGCATTGCGACACTTCCTATTACGTATTTTGGCACCAAGGAGCAAAAAGAAAAATACTTGCCTAAATTGGCAAGCGGCGAATATATTGGGGCCTACTGTTTGACAGAGCCAGAAGCAGGTTCTGATGCTCTTGCAGCCCAAACAAAAGCCGTATTAAATCCTGAAAAAACGCATTATGTATTAAATGGAACGAAGCAGTACATTACCAATGCTGCCTTTTCAGATACGTTCATCACGTATGCAAAAGTAGACGGTGAACATTTTACCGCTTTTATTGTAGAAAAAGGTTTTGAAGGACTGTCTCTCGGGCCAGAAGAAAAGAAAATGGGAATCAAAGGGTCGTCTACTCGTCCAGTTATTTATGAAAATTGTTTAGTACCCGTAGAAAACGTACTTGGACAAGTAGGAAAGGGTCACTTGATTGCGTTGAACGTCTTAAACCTCGGACGTTTTAACTTAGGTTCTGCATGTATGGGCGCAGCGAAATATGCGTTTGAACTTGCTTTAGCTTATACAAAAGAACGCAAGCAGTTTAAAACAGCTATTGCGGAATTTAATGCTTCAAAAGAAAAAATAGCAAAAATGGCGGCTCGTATTTTTGCATCTGAATCTATTCAGTACCGTACATCCGGTTTACTAGAAGAGGCGCTTGGTGGCTTATATGAAAGTGAAAATCATAAGTTAGTAGCTAAACAGCTGGCTGAATTTGCAATGGAATGTTCAGTTTGTAAAGTGTACGGATCGGAAACTCTTGATTTAATTGCCGATGAATCGCTGCAGCTTCATGGCGGTGCGGGGTTTATTCAAGAATATAAAATAGAACAAGTATATCGTGACTCACGCATCAATCGTATTTTTGAAGGCACAAATGAAATCAATCGCCTTTTGCTTCCAACTCAGCTTCTAAAAAAAGCAGACAAAGGAGAAATAGAGCTGAGCAAACAAGTAGAACATGCTGTTAGTGAATTGATGAGCGGTCAGTGGGAAATATCTTCAAATGAACTTCTAGCAAGAGAAAAGCAGGCGGTTATTACCACAAGACATTTATTTCTTGCTTTGTTAGGAACAGCATTCCAAACGTTTAACGCCAATCTAGCACAAGAACAAGAAATGCTGATGAAGCTCGCAGAAATTGCTATTGGACTATTCGCTATGGAGTCATCTGTGCTGCGCGCGGAAAAAGCTGTGAACAAAAATGGAGAAGAAAAAGAAAAGTTAAAAAGCAAGCTGTCAGCAACGGTTGTTAGTGAAACGCTCTTTGAAATTGAAAAGCAGGCTCGACAATTAATAAACGGGATGTTAACGGGTGAAAAACACCGACAGTACCGCACAATTCTTGGAAAATGGATGAATGATTTGCAAAGTGAAGGAGAGTTCACGCGCAATCGAGGCATTGCCCGTGAATTTATCGACAGCGGGCGATATGTTGTATAA
- a CDS encoding SDR family NAD(P)-dependent oxidoreductase produces MRFEGQIAVITGAGSGIGEATAQRMAKEGAHVILVGRTKEKLVQAASAIDTRCERKCTDIFPADVTKEEDVKELAEFIKEKYGQIHLLINNAGGSVNSTIKETTLEQWKHVQDVNLTSVFLVTKHLIPFLTEEIGGNRSIVNIASLSGHKAGAQIPHYSAAKAALINFTKAMAFELAPRGVRVNSVSPGFVETPLTQPGLENERFTKAIEKNTALKRVGKPDEIANVIAFAASKEASYMTGSDLLVDGGWLIV; encoded by the coding sequence ATGCGTTTTGAAGGGCAAATAGCTGTTATTACAGGAGCTGGAAGCGGCATTGGAGAAGCGACCGCTCAGAGAATGGCGAAAGAAGGAGCTCACGTCATTCTTGTCGGGCGAACGAAAGAAAAGCTAGTACAGGCTGCATCGGCTATTGACACACGGTGTGAACGAAAGTGCACGGATATTTTCCCCGCTGATGTAACGAAAGAAGAAGACGTCAAAGAGCTGGCTGAGTTTATAAAAGAAAAGTACGGACAAATTCATTTATTAATTAATAACGCAGGCGGATCAGTTAATTCAACAATCAAAGAAACAACGCTTGAACAGTGGAAACACGTGCAGGACGTCAATTTAACAAGCGTATTTCTTGTCACAAAACATTTGATTCCTTTTTTAACTGAAGAAATAGGAGGAAATCGATCTATTGTTAACATCGCTTCTCTTTCAGGACATAAAGCCGGGGCACAAATCCCTCACTACAGCGCTGCTAAAGCTGCTTTAATTAACTTTACAAAAGCAATGGCGTTTGAGTTAGCTCCCCGTGGAGTCAGAGTAAACTCTGTGTCTCCTGGATTCGTAGAAACACCTTTAACGCAGCCTGGACTTGAAAATGAGCGCTTCACTAAGGCAATCGAAAAAAATACGGCTTTAAAACGTGTAGGTAAACCAGATGAAATTGCAAACGTTATTGCTTTTGCAGCGTCTAAAGAGGCATCTTATATGACAGGAAGTGATTTATTAGTAGACGGTGGGTGGCTTATCGTTTAA
- a CDS encoding enoyl-CoA hydratase/isomerase family protein: MSDLVVEKHGTILSLTLNRPDRLNAFSEEMIEKLTAEIKQAQSDESIKVVILNGAGRSFSAGGDVKTMGQASGSDVYEHIGRLNECILAMQNLEKPIISAVHGFAAGAAFNLALASDFIIASEESRFVLSFSQVGLISDGGGLYFLTKVVGPHRAKELLFLGEPMDADTAYKAGFLNRVVPLNQLKDEVTSFASRLSQGPTKAYGKMKKIVNDSFHLTLEQVLEQERLTQVLMVETRDHQEGISAFKEKRKPLFQGK, from the coding sequence ATGAGTGATTTAGTAGTAGAAAAGCACGGGACTATTTTATCTTTAACGTTAAATCGGCCGGATCGTTTAAATGCATTCAGTGAGGAAATGATTGAAAAGTTAACAGCTGAAATAAAACAGGCGCAAAGCGATGAGTCTATTAAAGTGGTTATATTAAATGGAGCAGGGCGCTCGTTTTCTGCCGGAGGCGATGTAAAAACGATGGGCCAAGCATCCGGATCTGATGTTTATGAACATATCGGTCGTTTAAATGAATGTATTTTAGCGATGCAAAATCTAGAGAAGCCAATTATTTCAGCAGTTCATGGATTTGCAGCAGGAGCGGCTTTTAATTTAGCTCTCGCTTCTGACTTTATCATTGCGTCAGAAGAAAGTCGGTTCGTATTAAGCTTTTCTCAAGTTGGATTGATTTCAGACGGAGGAGGCCTTTACTTTCTTACAAAGGTCGTTGGTCCCCATAGAGCGAAGGAACTATTATTTTTAGGAGAGCCTATGGATGCCGATACGGCTTACAAAGCTGGTTTTTTAAACCGTGTAGTACCGTTAAATCAGCTGAAAGATGAGGTCACATCCTTTGCAAGTCGCTTATCACAAGGACCAACCAAAGCGTATGGGAAAATGAAAAAAATTGTCAACGATTCCTTTCATTTAACATTAGAACAAGTTCTTGAACAAGAAAGGCTAACGCAAGTTCTTATGGTAGAAACAAGAGATCATCAAGAAGGAATATCTGCGTTTAAAGAAAAAAGAAAGCCACTATTTCAAGGGAAATAA
- a CDS encoding quinone oxidoreductase family protein encodes MKAIQFTQYGGPDVLQVIDIARPVPKKKDVLIKVAAIGVNYADAARREGAYVVETPLPFIPGSEVAGEVVEVGEDVKGIKVGTKVVTLLGSNRATGYAEYTLADSRGLIPLPENVDLTQAVALPLQGLTAYHILKTMGRLEKGETVIVHAAAGGVGTLAVQLAKIFGAGKVIATASSKEKLELAKNLGADEAINYTETGWEKQILEVTEGKGADIILEMVGGHIFYESLQCLAPFGRLVFYGMASGKPVKFNPARLMEKNQSVLGFFLPQMMAKPTLYQQSLHELLNYVNAGQLKLMLGGTFSLDEAADVHRLLQGRKTTGKLVLVP; translated from the coding sequence ATGAAAGCCATTCAATTTACGCAGTACGGAGGACCTGATGTTCTTCAAGTTATCGATATTGCACGCCCTGTACCAAAAAAGAAAGATGTGCTCATTAAAGTTGCGGCAATCGGCGTTAATTACGCCGACGCTGCACGGCGTGAAGGAGCATACGTAGTCGAAACACCGCTGCCTTTTATCCCAGGCTCTGAAGTTGCGGGCGAAGTGGTTGAAGTAGGCGAGGATGTAAAAGGGATAAAAGTAGGTACAAAAGTCGTGACGCTGCTGGGATCTAATCGAGCAACAGGATACGCTGAGTACACGCTGGCTGACTCAAGAGGTCTTATTCCTTTGCCGGAGAATGTGGATTTAACACAAGCGGTTGCTTTGCCTCTTCAAGGACTCACGGCTTATCATATTTTAAAAACAATGGGTCGCCTTGAAAAAGGAGAAACCGTCATTGTTCATGCGGCAGCAGGCGGCGTTGGAACCTTAGCTGTTCAGCTTGCCAAAATTTTTGGAGCTGGAAAAGTTATTGCTACAGCGAGCTCCAAAGAAAAGCTTGAGCTTGCAAAAAATCTTGGAGCTGACGAAGCGATTAACTATACAGAAACAGGCTGGGAAAAACAAATTTTAGAAGTAACGGAAGGAAAAGGGGCCGATATTATTTTAGAAATGGTAGGAGGGCATATATTCTATGAATCTCTTCAATGTCTTGCACCATTTGGGCGCCTCGTTTTTTACGGAATGGCTAGCGGAAAACCTGTAAAATTTAACCCTGCCCGCCTGATGGAAAAAAATCAATCGGTTCTAGGCTTTTTCTTACCTCAAATGATGGCAAAACCAACACTTTATCAGCAAAGCCTGCATGAGCTATTAAACTACGTAAATGCCGGTCAGTTAAAATTAATGCTGGGCGGCACATTTTCACTTGATGAAGCGGCAGATGTACATCGTCTGCTTCAAGGGAGAAAAACGACCGGAAAATTAGTATTAGTTCCTTAA
- the pdxS gene encoding pyridoxal 5'-phosphate synthase lyase subunit PdxS, with product MVRNGTDRVKRGMAEMQKGGVIMDVINAEQAKIAEAAGAVAVMALERVPADIRAAGGVSRMADPTIVEEVMNAVSIPVMAKARIGHIVEARVLEAMGVDYIDESEVLTPADEEYHLNKSTFTVPFVCGCRDLGEAARRIGEGASMLRTKGEPGTGNIVEAVRHMRQVNAQVRKVVGMDEDELMTEAKLLGAPYELLLQIKHEGRLPVVNFAAGGVATPADAALMMQLGADGVFVGSGIFKSDNPEKFARAIVEATTHYQDYELIASLSKGLGSAMKGIEISSLLPENRMQERGW from the coding sequence ATGGTGAGAAATGGAACGGACCGCGTGAAGCGGGGAATGGCAGAGATGCAAAAAGGCGGCGTTATCATGGACGTGATCAATGCAGAACAGGCAAAAATTGCAGAGGCAGCAGGCGCTGTTGCTGTTATGGCGTTAGAGCGTGTTCCAGCTGATATTCGTGCAGCAGGCGGCGTGTCTCGTATGGCAGACCCAACAATTGTTGAAGAAGTGATGAACGCTGTATCCATTCCAGTTATGGCGAAAGCTCGTATTGGCCATATTGTTGAAGCACGCGTGCTAGAAGCAATGGGTGTAGACTATATTGACGAAAGTGAAGTACTCACTCCAGCTGATGAGGAATATCACCTTAACAAAAGTACATTTACAGTTCCATTTGTATGCGGATGCCGTGATTTAGGGGAAGCAGCAAGACGAATTGGTGAAGGTGCTTCGATGCTTCGTACAAAAGGCGAACCAGGAACAGGAAACATTGTCGAAGCAGTGCGTCATATGCGCCAAGTAAACGCTCAAGTACGTAAAGTTGTAGGCATGGATGAAGACGAGTTAATGACAGAAGCAAAACTATTAGGTGCGCCTTATGAGCTATTACTGCAAATTAAACATGAAGGCCGTTTACCGGTTGTAAACTTTGCAGCAGGCGGCGTAGCAACACCCGCGGATGCAGCGTTAATGATGCAGCTTGGAGCAGACGGTGTGTTCGTTGGATCAGGAATCTTCAAATCAGACAACCCTGAAAAATTTGCGCGAGCAATCGTGGAAGCAACAACGCATTATCAAGACTATGAACTGATTGCAAGCTTATCAAAAGGATTAGGAAGTGCAATGAAAGGAATTGAAATTTCATCATTATTACCAGAAAATCGTATGCAAGAACGCGGCTGGTAA
- a CDS encoding ferredoxin, which produces MGKYTIVDKETCIACGACGAAAPDIYDYDDEGIAFVILDDNQGTAEVPQELEDDLIDAFEGCPTESIRIADEKFDGDSNKFQ; this is translated from the coding sequence ATGGGGAAATATACGATAGTCGATAAAGAAACGTGTATTGCGTGTGGTGCATGTGGAGCTGCGGCACCTGACATTTATGATTATGATGATGAAGGAATTGCGTTCGTTATACTTGATGATAATCAAGGCACGGCTGAAGTGCCCCAAGAGCTGGAAGACGATTTAATAGATGCGTTTGAAGGCTGTCCAACAGAGTCCATCCGTATAGCGGATGAAAAATTTGATGGAGACTCGAATAAATTTCAATAA
- a CDS encoding DUF3870 domain-containing protein, which produces MQILNTVIVTGYAKAPQGTSMYEMYKHAGIVLEVDLTEHKIVNAEFTFITELTQNFFRKLLIGYCLADGIEPLIERIQNYYFAPSQQAIIVALQAAIQRYWDNVNQKIT; this is translated from the coding sequence ATGCAAATACTGAATACAGTCATTGTGACAGGATATGCAAAAGCTCCACAGGGAACTTCCATGTATGAAATGTATAAGCATGCGGGAATTGTACTAGAAGTGGATCTGACAGAGCATAAAATTGTAAATGCTGAGTTTACGTTTATTACGGAGCTGACGCAAAATTTTTTCCGGAAGCTGCTTATTGGTTACTGCCTTGCAGATGGAATTGAACCTCTTATTGAACGTATTCAAAATTATTATTTTGCTCCATCTCAACAGGCGATTATCGTAGCGCTTCAGGCTGCAATCCAACGTTACTGGGATAATGTGAATCAAAAAATTACATAG
- a CDS encoding CoA transferase subunit A, with the protein MNKIITREEAIEKITDGARIMVGGFGLVGSPLSLIEAIAKSNLKDLEIISNNLGEPGKGLGVLVQKKQVKKAIGSYFTSNPEVVHAYQQQELQVELIPQGTMSEAIRAGGAGIGGFYTPVSVGTQLAEGKEERVLKGKKYVLQESLHADVALIKAKKADRLGNLIYSKSARNFNPMMATAADIVIAEVEEVVEVGQISPEEIVTPHLYVTYIVVKGEQ; encoded by the coding sequence ATGAACAAAATCATCACGCGCGAAGAAGCAATAGAAAAAATAACAGATGGCGCCCGCATTATGGTAGGTGGATTTGGTCTCGTTGGAAGCCCGCTTAGTCTGATTGAAGCGATTGCCAAATCAAACCTTAAAGATTTAGAGATTATTAGTAATAACCTCGGTGAACCTGGAAAAGGATTAGGTGTATTGGTTCAAAAAAAACAAGTAAAAAAAGCCATAGGTTCTTATTTTACTTCCAACCCTGAAGTTGTACATGCTTATCAACAACAAGAACTCCAAGTGGAGCTCATCCCGCAAGGAACAATGTCCGAGGCTATTAGGGCAGGAGGAGCAGGCATCGGAGGATTTTATACGCCTGTGAGCGTAGGGACTCAGCTTGCGGAAGGAAAAGAAGAACGAGTATTAAAAGGAAAGAAATATGTTTTGCAAGAATCGCTGCATGCAGATGTAGCTCTAATAAAAGCTAAAAAAGCAGATCGACTCGGAAATCTTATTTACAGCAAATCAGCGAGAAACTTTAATCCAATGATGGCAACGGCAGCTGATATCGTGATTGCTGAAGTAGAAGAAGTGGTGGAAGTTGGGCAGATTTCTCCTGAAGAAATTGTAACTCCTCATTTATACGTTACTTATATCGTAGTGAAAGGAGAACAATAA
- a CDS encoding 3-oxoacid CoA-transferase subunit B has product MNVKQYIAARAAKELCHGDVVNLGIGIPTLVANYISPDVHVFLHSENGILGVGPTPEEDYIDPELVNAGKLPVTVLEGASFFNSADSFAMIRGGHVNVSILGVLQVDEAGRIANWAVPGKSVLGVGGAMDLLEGSKKVIVTTLHTNSQGESKLVGELTYPLTSERRVDMIITELAVFSVTDLGLELLETAPGVSLETVQQKTQASFRVSKLFNKNNEVTA; this is encoded by the coding sequence ATGAACGTCAAACAATATATTGCTGCGCGTGCTGCAAAAGAGCTTTGTCACGGAGATGTAGTGAACTTAGGAATCGGCATTCCTACTTTAGTTGCTAATTATATTTCACCCGATGTTCACGTGTTTTTACATTCAGAAAACGGGATTCTTGGCGTTGGCCCTACTCCTGAAGAAGATTATATAGATCCAGAACTTGTGAATGCTGGAAAGCTGCCCGTCACGGTTTTGGAAGGTGCCTCATTTTTTAACAGCGCTGATTCCTTTGCCATGATACGGGGAGGCCATGTGAATGTATCGATTCTTGGAGTGCTTCAAGTAGATGAAGCAGGCCGAATTGCAAACTGGGCTGTTCCTGGGAAAAGTGTTCTTGGCGTAGGAGGAGCAATGGATTTATTAGAAGGCTCAAAAAAAGTTATTGTTACGACTCTTCATACGAACAGCCAAGGAGAGTCAAAGCTAGTTGGGGAGTTAACTTATCCGCTTACTTCAGAGCGACGAGTCGATATGATTATTACGGAATTAGCTGTCTTTTCGGTAACAGACCTTGGTCTTGAACTTCTTGAAACAGCTCCGGGTGTTTCTTTAGAGACAGTGCAACAAAAAACCCAGGCTTCTTTTCGCGTCTCTAAATTATTTAATAAAAACAATGAGGTGACAGCATAA
- a CDS encoding thiolase family protein: MAVIVNAFRTPIGKFGGSLADTLPEELVSLVMKNNLSSAGYTSEIVDEIIVGQTKQSAHAPNIARVAGLKAQFSERIPAYTVHRQCGSGMQAVMNGAMSILSGQAEVVLAGGVESMSQAPHYTVGTRFGFHVGDLTLYDSNTESQPKSQPETLYGTFTMGQTAEWLAEKYSISRTEQDEFAFYSQEKARRAIELDLFEEEIIPVPVKEGKKGMRHFATDEFPRLTSKEKLGALKPVFQKNGTVTAGNSSGRNDGASMMLLMSEEKAEQLGLTPMAKVVSFAAAGVSPKEMGIGPVSASQIALNKAGLSLGDMDLIELNEAFAAQSIACLREWDITSEKVNVNGGAIALGHPLGCSGARIITTLCHELHKQKRRYGLATICVAGGLGMAMVVERWTK; encoded by the coding sequence ATGGCAGTGATTGTAAATGCATTTCGAACGCCTATTGGAAAGTTTGGCGGTTCGCTTGCAGATACGCTTCCAGAAGAACTAGTCTCTCTTGTGATGAAAAACAATTTGTCTTCAGCGGGATATACTTCAGAGATTGTTGATGAAATCATTGTCGGACAAACGAAACAAAGCGCTCATGCTCCTAATATAGCGAGAGTAGCCGGGCTGAAAGCTCAATTCTCTGAACGTATTCCAGCTTATACCGTGCACCGCCAGTGCGGTTCAGGCATGCAGGCTGTAATGAATGGAGCTATGTCCATTTTATCAGGTCAAGCCGAAGTGGTATTAGCCGGAGGAGTGGAAAGCATGTCTCAAGCACCGCACTATACGGTAGGCACTCGTTTTGGTTTTCACGTTGGTGATTTAACACTCTATGACTCTAATACAGAAAGTCAGCCAAAATCACAGCCTGAAACGTTATACGGAACGTTTACGATGGGACAGACGGCCGAGTGGCTCGCTGAAAAATATAGTATTAGCCGCACGGAACAAGATGAGTTTGCTTTTTATAGTCAGGAAAAAGCTAGGCGGGCTATAGAACTTGATTTGTTTGAAGAAGAAATTATCCCGGTACCTGTAAAAGAAGGGAAAAAAGGTATGAGGCATTTTGCAACAGACGAATTTCCTCGTCTTACTAGCAAAGAAAAGCTTGGTGCGCTTAAGCCTGTTTTTCAAAAGAATGGAACGGTGACAGCAGGCAATTCATCCGGCAGAAACGATGGCGCTTCAATGATGCTGTTGATGTCGGAAGAAAAAGCTGAGCAGCTTGGATTAACGCCTATGGCAAAGGTTGTGTCGTTTGCCGCAGCGGGCGTCTCTCCAAAGGAAATGGGAATTGGCCCCGTTTCTGCTTCGCAAATTGCTTTAAATAAAGCCGGTTTAAGCTTAGGTGATATGGACTTGATTGAATTAAACGAAGCATTTGCCGCTCAAAGTATTGCTTGCTTAAGAGAATGGGACATCACATCAGAAAAAGTGAATGTAAACGGAGGAGCGATTGCGCTTGGACATCCTTTAGGGTGCTCCGGGGCAAGAATTATAACAACTCTGTGTCATGAGCTTCACAAGCAAAAAAGACGATACGGCCTGGCTACTATTTGCGTTGCAGGAGGATTAGGAATGGCGATGGTGGTGGAAAGATGGACGAAATAA
- a CDS encoding aspartate aminotransferase family protein: MDEIKRDYVFHRDLTKKYPMITHGEGSYLIDEQGKKYLDGCSGAVAANLGHGIAQIAEAMAEQAKKAAFVHTLRFETDVLHKLAGVIGKMAPLHLNKVYFTSGGSEANESALKLARQYHRDAGKTQKHIVIGRWQSYHGNTIGALSAGGDVKRRYPYTPNLLHFAHVYSPYCHRCPYNRNQEDCVANQNWSCVTDIERTILELGPENISAFIAEPIVGSQQGAVVPPLDYFKKVRELCSRYDILLIIDEVMTGFGRTGTDFAVEQFGIEPDILTFGKGVSAGYAPLGGMIVHDSLIQGLLENSSGKFLHGYTYSGHPVSIAAGLAALDMYEEMNILQNVETQGAYLMECLVALQRKHPYISDIRGRGLLIGLELMKDANQQIFFEPREAASEKLNEICMELGGVFYPGSGSIDGHKGEHIIISPPLNITKSEVDEIVRLLDHAFSIFYQHIRKDESYESAK; encoded by the coding sequence ATGGACGAAATAAAAAGAGATTATGTTTTTCATAGAGATTTAACAAAAAAGTATCCAATGATTACGCATGGTGAAGGAAGCTACTTAATAGATGAACAAGGAAAAAAGTATTTAGACGGCTGCTCCGGCGCCGTGGCGGCAAACTTAGGGCACGGCATTGCGCAAATAGCCGAGGCGATGGCTGAGCAGGCAAAAAAAGCGGCGTTTGTTCATACATTGCGTTTTGAAACGGATGTTTTGCATAAACTTGCAGGGGTCATTGGTAAAATGGCGCCGCTTCATTTAAACAAAGTCTATTTTACATCAGGAGGATCAGAAGCAAATGAAAGTGCATTAAAATTAGCAAGGCAATATCACAGAGATGCCGGAAAGACGCAAAAACACATCGTAATCGGAAGGTGGCAGTCTTATCACGGAAATACGATAGGCGCACTATCAGCTGGAGGAGACGTAAAAAGACGATATCCGTATACACCTAATCTTTTACATTTTGCGCACGTTTATTCGCCGTATTGTCATCGCTGTCCGTATAATCGCAATCAAGAAGACTGCGTGGCAAATCAAAACTGGAGCTGTGTCACCGATATTGAACGAACCATTTTAGAGCTCGGTCCAGAAAATATTTCAGCTTTTATCGCAGAGCCCATTGTAGGAAGTCAGCAAGGAGCTGTCGTACCTCCACTTGACTATTTCAAAAAAGTACGTGAGCTCTGCAGCCGCTATGACATTCTTTTAATTATTGATGAAGTTATGACAGGCTTTGGGAGAACAGGAACTGATTTTGCAGTGGAACAATTCGGAATCGAGCCGGATATTCTAACTTTTGGTAAAGGAGTTTCAGCAGGATACGCTCCTTTAGGAGGAATGATTGTCCATGACAGTCTGATTCAAGGGCTGTTAGAAAATAGCAGCGGGAAATTTCTTCATGGCTATACGTACAGTGGACATCCTGTTTCAATAGCGGCAGGCCTTGCTGCTTTGGATATGTATGAAGAAATGAATATCCTTCAAAACGTTGAAACTCAAGGCGCGTATTTAATGGAATGTTTAGTAGCGCTCCAGCGCAAGCATCCTTATATTTCAGATATTCGCGGCCGCGGACTTTTAATTGGATTAGAACTAATGAAAGACGCCAATCAACAGATATTTTTCGAGCCACGTGAAGCAGCCAGCGAAAAGCTCAATGAAATTTGTATGGAGCTTGGAGGCGTCTTTTATCCAGGATCCGGATCTATAGATGGACATAAAGGAGAACATATCATTATCAGTCCTCCTTTAAATATAACGAAATCAGAAGTTGATGAAATAGTGAGATTGCTAGATCATGCGTTTTCTATTTTTTATCAGCACATAAGAAAGGATGAGTCATATGAAAGTGCAAAATAA